A region of Mesoplodon densirostris isolate mMesDen1 chromosome 11, mMesDen1 primary haplotype, whole genome shotgun sequence DNA encodes the following proteins:
- the RARG gene encoding retinoic acid receptor gamma isoform X3: MVPSSPSPPPPPRVYKPCFVCNDKSSGYHYGVSSCEGCKGFFRRSIQKNMVYTCHRDKNCIINKVTRNRCQYCRLQKCFEVGMSKEAVRNDRNKKKKEVKEEGSLDSYELSPQLEELITKVSKAHQETFPSLCQLGKYTTNSSADHRVQLDLGLWDKFSELATKCIIKIVEFAKRLPGFTGLSIADQITLLKAACLDILMLRICTRYTPEQDTMTFSDGLTLNRTQMHNAGFGPLTDLVFAFAGQLLPLEMDDTETGLLSAICLICGDRMDLEEPEKVDKLQEPLLEALRLYARRRRPSQPYMFPRMLMKITDLRGISTKGAERAITLKMEIPGPMPPLIREMLENPEMFEDDSSQPGPHPKASSEDEVPGGQGRGGRSPHPDQGP; the protein is encoded by the exons ATGGTGCCCAGCTCGCCCtcaccccctccacctccccgGGTCTACAAGCCGTGCTTCGTGTGCAATGACAAGTCCTCTGGCTACCACTACGGGGTCAGCTCTTGTGAAGGCTGCAAG GGCTTCTTCCGCCGCAGCATCCAGAAGAACATGGTGTACACATGTCACCGCGACAAAAACTGTATCATCAACAAGGTGACCCGGAATCGTTGCCAGTACTGCCGGCTACAGAAGTGCTTTGAAGTCGGCATGTCCAAGGAAG CTGTGCGGAATGATCGgaacaagaagaagaaagaggtgaAGGAAGAAGGGTCACTTGACAGCTATGAGCTGAGCCCCCAGTTAGAAGAGCTCATCACCAAGGTCAGCAAAGCCCATCAAGAGACCTTCCCCTCGCTCTGCCAGCTGGGCAAATACACCACG AACTCCAGTGCAGACCACCGGGTGCAGCTGGATCTGGGGCTGTGGGATAAGTTCAGCGAGCTGGCCACCAAGTGCATCATCAAGATTGTGGAGTTTGCCAAACGGCTGCCCGGCTTTACAGGGCTCAGCATTGCCGACCAGATTACTCTGCTCAAGGCTGCCTGCCTGGACATCCTA ATGCTGCGGATCTGCACCAGGTACACCCCGGAGCAGGACACCATGACCTTCTCTGACGGGCTGACCCTGAACCGGACCCAGATGCACAATGCTGGCTTCGGGCCCCTCACAGACCTCGTCTTTGCCTTTGCTGGGCAGCTTCTGCCACTGGAGATGGATGATACAGAGACAGGGCTGCTCAGTGCCATCTGCCTCATCTGCGGAG ACCGCATGGACCTGGAGGAGCCTGAGAAAGTGGACAAGCTTCAGGAGCCGCTGCTGGAAGCCCTGAGGCTCTACGCCCGGCGGCGACGGCCCAGCCAGCCCTACATGTTCCCGAGGATGCTCATGAAGATCACTGACCTCCGGGGCATCAGCACCAAGG GAGCGGAAAGGGCCATTACCCTGAAGATGGAGATTCCGGGCCCGATGCCTCCCCTGATCCGAGAAATGCTGGAGAACCCCGAAATGTTTGAGGACGACTCCTCGCAGCCTGGCCCCCACCCCAAGGCCTCCAGCGAGGATGAGGTTCCTGGGGGCCAGGGCAGAGGGGGCCGCAGCCCCCACCCTGACCAGGGCCCCTGA
- the ITGB7 gene encoding integrin beta-7 isoform X1, which translates to MVALSMVLVFLLALSRGESELDTKTSSPQETTEWGDPGLSLPGSCQPAPSCQKCILSHPSCAWCKQLNFTASGEAEMRRCAPREELLARGCPPGELEEPRGRQEVLQDEPLSQGTRGEGATQLAPQRVRVTLRPGEPQQLRVRFLRAEGYPVDLYYLMDLSYSMKDDLERVRQLGHALLVRLQEVTHSVRIGFGSFVDKMVLPFVSTVPSKLRHPCPTRLERCQPPFSFHHVLPLTGDAKAFEREVGRQSVSGNLDLPEGGFDAILQAALCQEQIGWRNVSRLLVFTSDDTFHTAGDGKLGGIFMPSDGHCHLDSNGLYSRSPEFDYPSVGQVAQALSAANIQPIFAVTGATLPVYQELSKLIPKSAVGELSEDSSNVVQLIMDAYNSLSSTVTLEHERSLLPPGVHISYDSQCGGPEKRQDEAGDRGQCNHVRINQTVNFLVTLQATHCLPEPHLLRFRARGFSEELTVELHTLCDCNCSDTQLQAPHCSDGQGHLQCGVCSCVPGHLGRLCECSEAELSSLDLESGCRVPNGTGPLCSGRGRCQCGRCTCSGQSSGRLCECDDASCERHEGILCGGFGRCQCGVCHCHANRTGRACECSGDTDNCVSPEGGLCNGHGYCNCNRCQCLDGYYGALCDQCSGCKTPCERHRDCAECGAFGTGPLAMNCSLACAHANVTLALAPILDDGWCKERTHDNQLFFFLAEDEAGGRVMLRVRPPEKGSDHTQIIVLGCVGGIVVVGLGLVLAYRLSVEIYDRREYSRFKKEQQQLKWKQDNNPLYKSAITTTVNPCFQEAESDPL; encoded by the exons ATGGTGGCTTTGTCAATGGTCCTTGTTTTCCTGCTGGCCCTGAGCAGAGGTGAAAGTGAACTGGACACCAAGACCTCATCCCCACAGGAGACCACCGAATGGGGGGATCCTGGGCTGTCCCTACCAGGGTCCTGCCAGCCAGCTCCCTCCTGTCAAAAGTGCATCCTCTCACACCCGAGCTGTGCATGGTGCAAGCAACTG AACTTCACGGCGTCCGGGGAGGCGGAGATGCGGCGCTGCGCCCCGCGAGAGGAGCTGCTGGCCCGGGGCTGCCCCCCGGGGGAGCTGGAGGAGCCCCGCGGCCGACAGGAGGTGCTGCAGGACGAGCCGCTCAGCCAGGGCACCCGCGGCGAGGGGGCCACGCAGCTGGCACCGCAGCGGGTCCGGGTCACGCTGCGGCCGG GAGAGCCCCAGCAGCTCCGGGTCCGCTTCCTTCGAGCCGAGGGATACCCTGTGGACCTGTACTACCTTATGGACCTGAGCTACTCCATGAAGGACGACCTGGAGCGCGTGCGCCAGCTTGGGCACGCGCTGCTGGTGAGGTTGCAGGAAGTCACCCACTCCGTGCGCATTG GCTTTGGTTCCTTCGTGGACAAAATGGTGCTGCCCTTCGTGAGCACAGTGCCCTCCAAGCTTcgccacccctgccccacccgACTGGAGCGCTGCCAGCCACCCTTCAGCTTTCACCATGTGCTACCCCTCACCGGGGATGCTAAGGCCTTCGAACGGGAGGTGGGACGCCAGAGCGTGTCCGGCAACCTGGACTTGCCTGAAGGAGGCTTTGATGCCATTCTGCAGGCTGCCCTCTGCCAG gaGCAGATTGGCTGGAGAAATGTGTCCCGGCTACTGGTGTTCACTTCAGATGACACATTCCACACAGCTGGGGATGGCAAGTTGGGTGGCATTTTCATGCCCAGCGACGGGCACTGCCACTTGGACAGCAATGGCCTCTACAGTCGCAGCCCAGAGTTT GACTACCCCTCCGTGGGTCAGGTAGCCCAGGCCCTCTCTGCGGCAAACATCCAGCCCATCTTTGCGGTCACCGGTGCCACACTGCCTGTCTACCAG GAGCTGAGTAAGCTGATTCCCAAGTCCGCAGTGGGGGAGCTGAGTGAGGACTCCAGCAATGTGGTACAGCTCATCATGGATGCTTATAAT AGCCTATCATCCACTGTGACCCTTGAACATGAACGCTCTCTACTCCCTCCTGGGGTCCACATCTCTTACGATTCTCAGTGTGGGGGTCCTGAGAAGAGACAGGATGAGGCTGGTGACAGGGGCCAGTGCAACCACGTCCGAATCAACCAGACA GTGAATTTTTTGGTTACTCTCCAAGCTACCCACTGCCTCCCAGAGCCCCATTTGCTGAGGTTCCGAGCCCGCGGCTTCTCAGAGGAGCTGACTGTGGAGCTGCACACACTGTGTGACTGTAACTGCAGTGACACCCAGCTCCAGGCTCCTCACTGCAGTGACGGCCAGGGGCACCTACAATGCGGGGTGTGCAG CTGTGTCCCTGGCCACCTGGGTCGACTCTGTGAGTGCTCTGAGGCTGAGCTGTCCTCCCTGGATCTGGAATCTGGGTGCCGAGTGCCCAATGGCACAGGGCCCCTGTGCAGTGGGAGGGGACGGTGCCAGTGTGGACGCTGCACCTGCAGTGGACAGAGCTCTGGGCGTCTGTGCGAATGTGATGATGCCAGCTGTGAGCGACATGAGGGAATCCTTTGTGGAG GCTTTGGCCGCTGCCAATGTGGAGTGTGTCACTGTCACGCCAATCGCACGGGCAGAGCATGCGAATGCAGCGGGGACACAGACAACTGTGTCAGTCCCGAGGGAGGGCTGTGCAATGGGCATGGATACTGCAACTGCAACCGCTGCCAGTGCCTGGACGGCTATTACGGTGCCCTATGTGATCAGTGCTCAGGCTGCAAGACGCCATGCGAGAGACACAG AGACTGCGCAGAGTGTGGCGCCTTTGGGACTGGTCCTCTGGCCATGAACTGCAGCCTGGCATGTGCCCATGCCAACGTGACTCTGGCTTTGGCCCCTATCCTGGATGATGGCTGGTGCAAAGAGAGGACCCACGACAACCAGCTCTTCTTCTTCCTGGCAGAGGATGAAGCCGGAGGAAGGGTCATGCTGAGAGTGAGACCCCCGGAAA AGGGGTCAGACCACACCCAAATCATCGTGCTGGGCTGTGTGGGGGGCATCGTGGTGGTGGGACTGGGATTGGTCCTGGCTTATCGGCTCTCAGTGGAAATCTATGACCGCCGAGAATACAGTCGTTTTAAAAAGGAGCAGCAGCAGCTCAAGTGGAAGCAG GACAACAATCCTCTCTACAAGAGCGCCATCACGACCACTGTCAACCCCTGCTTTCAAGAGGCAGAAAGCGACCCTCTCTGA
- the ITGB7 gene encoding integrin beta-7 isoform X3, protein MVALSMVLVFLLALSRGESELDTKTSSPQETTEWGDPGLSLPGSCQPAPSCQKCILSHPSCAWCKQLNFTASGEAEMRRCAPREELLARGCPPGELEEPRGRQEVLQDEPLSQGTRGEGATQLAPQRVRVTLRPGEPQQLRVRFLRAEGYPVDLYYLMDLSYSMKDDLERVRQLGHALLVRLQEVTHSVRIGFGSFVDKMVLPFVSTVPSKLRHPCPTRLERCQPPFSFHHVLPLTGDAKAFEREVGRQSVSGNLDLPEGGFDAILQAALCQEQIGWRNVSRLLVFTSDDTFHTAGDGKLGGIFMPSDGHCHLDSNGLYSRSPEFDYPSVGQVAQALSAANIQPIFAVTGATLPVYQELSKLIPKSAVGELSEDSSNVVQLIMDAYNSLSSTVTLEHERSLLPPGVHISYDSQCGGPEKRQDEAGDRGQCNHVRINQTVNFLVTLQATHCLPEPHLLRFRARGFSEELTVELHTLCDCNCSDTQLQAPHCSDGQGHLQCGVCRDCAECGAFGTGPLAMNCSLACAHANVTLALAPILDDGWCKERTHDNQLFFFLAEDEAGGRVMLRVRPPEKGSDHTQIIVLGCVGGIVVVGLGLVLAYRLSVEIYDRREYSRFKKEQQQLKWKQDNNPLYKSAITTTVNPCFQEAESDPL, encoded by the exons ATGGTGGCTTTGTCAATGGTCCTTGTTTTCCTGCTGGCCCTGAGCAGAGGTGAAAGTGAACTGGACACCAAGACCTCATCCCCACAGGAGACCACCGAATGGGGGGATCCTGGGCTGTCCCTACCAGGGTCCTGCCAGCCAGCTCCCTCCTGTCAAAAGTGCATCCTCTCACACCCGAGCTGTGCATGGTGCAAGCAACTG AACTTCACGGCGTCCGGGGAGGCGGAGATGCGGCGCTGCGCCCCGCGAGAGGAGCTGCTGGCCCGGGGCTGCCCCCCGGGGGAGCTGGAGGAGCCCCGCGGCCGACAGGAGGTGCTGCAGGACGAGCCGCTCAGCCAGGGCACCCGCGGCGAGGGGGCCACGCAGCTGGCACCGCAGCGGGTCCGGGTCACGCTGCGGCCGG GAGAGCCCCAGCAGCTCCGGGTCCGCTTCCTTCGAGCCGAGGGATACCCTGTGGACCTGTACTACCTTATGGACCTGAGCTACTCCATGAAGGACGACCTGGAGCGCGTGCGCCAGCTTGGGCACGCGCTGCTGGTGAGGTTGCAGGAAGTCACCCACTCCGTGCGCATTG GCTTTGGTTCCTTCGTGGACAAAATGGTGCTGCCCTTCGTGAGCACAGTGCCCTCCAAGCTTcgccacccctgccccacccgACTGGAGCGCTGCCAGCCACCCTTCAGCTTTCACCATGTGCTACCCCTCACCGGGGATGCTAAGGCCTTCGAACGGGAGGTGGGACGCCAGAGCGTGTCCGGCAACCTGGACTTGCCTGAAGGAGGCTTTGATGCCATTCTGCAGGCTGCCCTCTGCCAG gaGCAGATTGGCTGGAGAAATGTGTCCCGGCTACTGGTGTTCACTTCAGATGACACATTCCACACAGCTGGGGATGGCAAGTTGGGTGGCATTTTCATGCCCAGCGACGGGCACTGCCACTTGGACAGCAATGGCCTCTACAGTCGCAGCCCAGAGTTT GACTACCCCTCCGTGGGTCAGGTAGCCCAGGCCCTCTCTGCGGCAAACATCCAGCCCATCTTTGCGGTCACCGGTGCCACACTGCCTGTCTACCAG GAGCTGAGTAAGCTGATTCCCAAGTCCGCAGTGGGGGAGCTGAGTGAGGACTCCAGCAATGTGGTACAGCTCATCATGGATGCTTATAAT AGCCTATCATCCACTGTGACCCTTGAACATGAACGCTCTCTACTCCCTCCTGGGGTCCACATCTCTTACGATTCTCAGTGTGGGGGTCCTGAGAAGAGACAGGATGAGGCTGGTGACAGGGGCCAGTGCAACCACGTCCGAATCAACCAGACA GTGAATTTTTTGGTTACTCTCCAAGCTACCCACTGCCTCCCAGAGCCCCATTTGCTGAGGTTCCGAGCCCGCGGCTTCTCAGAGGAGCTGACTGTGGAGCTGCACACACTGTGTGACTGTAACTGCAGTGACACCCAGCTCCAGGCTCCTCACTGCAGTGACGGCCAGGGGCACCTACAATGCGGGGTGTGCAG AGACTGCGCAGAGTGTGGCGCCTTTGGGACTGGTCCTCTGGCCATGAACTGCAGCCTGGCATGTGCCCATGCCAACGTGACTCTGGCTTTGGCCCCTATCCTGGATGATGGCTGGTGCAAAGAGAGGACCCACGACAACCAGCTCTTCTTCTTCCTGGCAGAGGATGAAGCCGGAGGAAGGGTCATGCTGAGAGTGAGACCCCCGGAAA AGGGGTCAGACCACACCCAAATCATCGTGCTGGGCTGTGTGGGGGGCATCGTGGTGGTGGGACTGGGATTGGTCCTGGCTTATCGGCTCTCAGTGGAAATCTATGACCGCCGAGAATACAGTCGTTTTAAAAAGGAGCAGCAGCAGCTCAAGTGGAAGCAG GACAACAATCCTCTCTACAAGAGCGCCATCACGACCACTGTCAACCCCTGCTTTCAAGAGGCAGAAAGCGACCCTCTCTGA
- the ITGB7 gene encoding integrin beta-7 isoform X2, giving the protein MVALSMVLVFLLALSRGESELDTKTSSPQETTEWGDPGLSLPGSCQPAPSCQKCILSHPSCAWCKQLNFTASGEAEMRRCAPREELLARGCPPGELEEPRGRQEVLQDEPLSQGTRGEGATQLAPQRVRVTLRPGEPQQLRVRFLRAEGYPVDLYYLMDLSYSMKDDLERVRQLGHALLVRLQEVTHSVRIGFGSFVDKMVLPFVSTVPSKLRHPCPTRLERCQPPFSFHHVLPLTGDAKAFEREVGRQSVSGNLDLPEGGFDAILQAALCQEQIGWRNVSRLLVFTSDDTFHTAGDGKLGGIFMPSDGHCHLDSNGLYSRSPEFELSKLIPKSAVGELSEDSSNVVQLIMDAYNSLSSTVTLEHERSLLPPGVHISYDSQCGGPEKRQDEAGDRGQCNHVRINQTVNFLVTLQATHCLPEPHLLRFRARGFSEELTVELHTLCDCNCSDTQLQAPHCSDGQGHLQCGVCSCVPGHLGRLCECSEAELSSLDLESGCRVPNGTGPLCSGRGRCQCGRCTCSGQSSGRLCECDDASCERHEGILCGGFGRCQCGVCHCHANRTGRACECSGDTDNCVSPEGGLCNGHGYCNCNRCQCLDGYYGALCDQCSGCKTPCERHRDCAECGAFGTGPLAMNCSLACAHANVTLALAPILDDGWCKERTHDNQLFFFLAEDEAGGRVMLRVRPPEKGSDHTQIIVLGCVGGIVVVGLGLVLAYRLSVEIYDRREYSRFKKEQQQLKWKQDNNPLYKSAITTTVNPCFQEAESDPL; this is encoded by the exons ATGGTGGCTTTGTCAATGGTCCTTGTTTTCCTGCTGGCCCTGAGCAGAGGTGAAAGTGAACTGGACACCAAGACCTCATCCCCACAGGAGACCACCGAATGGGGGGATCCTGGGCTGTCCCTACCAGGGTCCTGCCAGCCAGCTCCCTCCTGTCAAAAGTGCATCCTCTCACACCCGAGCTGTGCATGGTGCAAGCAACTG AACTTCACGGCGTCCGGGGAGGCGGAGATGCGGCGCTGCGCCCCGCGAGAGGAGCTGCTGGCCCGGGGCTGCCCCCCGGGGGAGCTGGAGGAGCCCCGCGGCCGACAGGAGGTGCTGCAGGACGAGCCGCTCAGCCAGGGCACCCGCGGCGAGGGGGCCACGCAGCTGGCACCGCAGCGGGTCCGGGTCACGCTGCGGCCGG GAGAGCCCCAGCAGCTCCGGGTCCGCTTCCTTCGAGCCGAGGGATACCCTGTGGACCTGTACTACCTTATGGACCTGAGCTACTCCATGAAGGACGACCTGGAGCGCGTGCGCCAGCTTGGGCACGCGCTGCTGGTGAGGTTGCAGGAAGTCACCCACTCCGTGCGCATTG GCTTTGGTTCCTTCGTGGACAAAATGGTGCTGCCCTTCGTGAGCACAGTGCCCTCCAAGCTTcgccacccctgccccacccgACTGGAGCGCTGCCAGCCACCCTTCAGCTTTCACCATGTGCTACCCCTCACCGGGGATGCTAAGGCCTTCGAACGGGAGGTGGGACGCCAGAGCGTGTCCGGCAACCTGGACTTGCCTGAAGGAGGCTTTGATGCCATTCTGCAGGCTGCCCTCTGCCAG gaGCAGATTGGCTGGAGAAATGTGTCCCGGCTACTGGTGTTCACTTCAGATGACACATTCCACACAGCTGGGGATGGCAAGTTGGGTGGCATTTTCATGCCCAGCGACGGGCACTGCCACTTGGACAGCAATGGCCTCTACAGTCGCAGCCCAGAGTTT GAGCTGAGTAAGCTGATTCCCAAGTCCGCAGTGGGGGAGCTGAGTGAGGACTCCAGCAATGTGGTACAGCTCATCATGGATGCTTATAAT AGCCTATCATCCACTGTGACCCTTGAACATGAACGCTCTCTACTCCCTCCTGGGGTCCACATCTCTTACGATTCTCAGTGTGGGGGTCCTGAGAAGAGACAGGATGAGGCTGGTGACAGGGGCCAGTGCAACCACGTCCGAATCAACCAGACA GTGAATTTTTTGGTTACTCTCCAAGCTACCCACTGCCTCCCAGAGCCCCATTTGCTGAGGTTCCGAGCCCGCGGCTTCTCAGAGGAGCTGACTGTGGAGCTGCACACACTGTGTGACTGTAACTGCAGTGACACCCAGCTCCAGGCTCCTCACTGCAGTGACGGCCAGGGGCACCTACAATGCGGGGTGTGCAG CTGTGTCCCTGGCCACCTGGGTCGACTCTGTGAGTGCTCTGAGGCTGAGCTGTCCTCCCTGGATCTGGAATCTGGGTGCCGAGTGCCCAATGGCACAGGGCCCCTGTGCAGTGGGAGGGGACGGTGCCAGTGTGGACGCTGCACCTGCAGTGGACAGAGCTCTGGGCGTCTGTGCGAATGTGATGATGCCAGCTGTGAGCGACATGAGGGAATCCTTTGTGGAG GCTTTGGCCGCTGCCAATGTGGAGTGTGTCACTGTCACGCCAATCGCACGGGCAGAGCATGCGAATGCAGCGGGGACACAGACAACTGTGTCAGTCCCGAGGGAGGGCTGTGCAATGGGCATGGATACTGCAACTGCAACCGCTGCCAGTGCCTGGACGGCTATTACGGTGCCCTATGTGATCAGTGCTCAGGCTGCAAGACGCCATGCGAGAGACACAG AGACTGCGCAGAGTGTGGCGCCTTTGGGACTGGTCCTCTGGCCATGAACTGCAGCCTGGCATGTGCCCATGCCAACGTGACTCTGGCTTTGGCCCCTATCCTGGATGATGGCTGGTGCAAAGAGAGGACCCACGACAACCAGCTCTTCTTCTTCCTGGCAGAGGATGAAGCCGGAGGAAGGGTCATGCTGAGAGTGAGACCCCCGGAAA AGGGGTCAGACCACACCCAAATCATCGTGCTGGGCTGTGTGGGGGGCATCGTGGTGGTGGGACTGGGATTGGTCCTGGCTTATCGGCTCTCAGTGGAAATCTATGACCGCCGAGAATACAGTCGTTTTAAAAAGGAGCAGCAGCAGCTCAAGTGGAAGCAG GACAACAATCCTCTCTACAAGAGCGCCATCACGACCACTGTCAACCCCTGCTTTCAAGAGGCAGAAAGCGACCCTCTCTGA
- the ZNF740 gene encoding zinc finger protein 740 isoform X4, giving the protein MAQASLLACEGLAGVSLVPTAASKKMMLSQIASKQAENGERAGSPDMLRCSSQSHRKDSDKSRSRKDDDSLAEASHSKKTVKKVVVVEQNGSFQVKIPKNFVCEHCFGAFRSSYHLKRHILIHTGEKPFECDICDMRFIQKYHLERHKRVHSGEKPYQCERCHQGQKEEQ; this is encoded by the exons ATGGCTCAG GCAAGTCTCCTGGCTTGTGAAGGCCTAGCAGGTGTGAGTTTGGTTCCCACTGCAGCCAGCAAGAAGATGATGCTGAGCCAGATTGCCAGCAAGCAGGCCGAGAATGGAGAGCGGGCAGGTAGCCCTGATATGCTGAGGTGCTCGAGTCAG AGCCACCGAAAAGACAGCGATAAGTCCCGGAGCCGCAAAGACGATGACAGCTTGGCTGAGGCCTCTCATTCAAAAAAGACTGTTAAAAAG GTGgtggtagtggaacaaaatggttcTTTTCAAGTAAAGATTCCCAAAAATTTTGTTTGTGAACACTGCTTTGGAGCCTTTAGGAGCAGTTACCACCTCAAGAGGCACATCCTTATTCATACTG GTGAGAAGCCATTTGAGTGTGACATATGTGATATGCGCTTCATCCAGAAGTACCACCTGGAGCGTCACAAGCGTGTCCACAGTGGGGAAAAGCCTTACCAGTGTGAACGGTGTCATCAG GGACAAAAGGAAGAACAGTGA
- the ZNF740 gene encoding zinc finger protein 740 isoform X3, whose protein sequence is MAQASLLACEGLAGVSLVPTAASKKMMLSQIASKQAENGERAGSPDMLRCSSQSHRKDSDKSRSRKDDDSLAEASHSKKTVKKVVVVEQNGSFQVKIPKNFVCEHCFGAFRSSYHLKRHILIHTGEKPFECDICDMRFIQKYHLERHKRVHSGEKPYQCERCHQCFSRTDRLLRHKRMCQGCQSKTSDGQFSL, encoded by the exons ATGGCTCAG GCAAGTCTCCTGGCTTGTGAAGGCCTAGCAGGTGTGAGTTTGGTTCCCACTGCAGCCAGCAAGAAGATGATGCTGAGCCAGATTGCCAGCAAGCAGGCCGAGAATGGAGAGCGGGCAGGTAGCCCTGATATGCTGAGGTGCTCGAGTCAG AGCCACCGAAAAGACAGCGATAAGTCCCGGAGCCGCAAAGACGATGACAGCTTGGCTGAGGCCTCTCATTCAAAAAAGACTGTTAAAAAG GTGgtggtagtggaacaaaatggttcTTTTCAAGTAAAGATTCCCAAAAATTTTGTTTGTGAACACTGCTTTGGAGCCTTTAGGAGCAGTTACCACCTCAAGAGGCACATCCTTATTCATACTG GTGAGAAGCCATTTGAGTGTGACATATGTGATATGCGCTTCATCCAGAAGTACCACCTGGAGCGTCACAAGCGTGTCCACAGTGGGGAAAAGCCTTACCAGTGTGAACGGTGTCATCAG TGTTTTTCTCGGACAGATCGATTACTCAGACACAAACGGATGTGCCAAGGGTGCCAGTCCAAGACTTCCGACGGGCAGTTTTCTCTATAG
- the ZNF740 gene encoding zinc finger protein 740 isoform X2, protein MKEASLLACEGLAGVSLVPTAASKKMMLSQIASKQAENGERAGSPDMLRCSSQSHRKDSDKSRSRKDDDSLAEASHSKKTVKKVVVVEQNGSFQVKIPKNFVCEHCFGAFRSSYHLKRHILIHTGEKPFECDICDMRFIQKYHLERHKRVHSGEKPYQCERCHQALLRALRLNLQNTRMKAPGGRDLVPLVLHSVLSPKNCTCLEIDTQ, encoded by the exons ATGAAGGAG GCAAGTCTCCTGGCTTGTGAAGGCCTAGCAGGTGTGAGTTTGGTTCCCACTGCAGCCAGCAAGAAGATGATGCTGAGCCAGATTGCCAGCAAGCAGGCCGAGAATGGAGAGCGGGCAGGTAGCCCTGATATGCTGAGGTGCTCGAGTCAG AGCCACCGAAAAGACAGCGATAAGTCCCGGAGCCGCAAAGACGATGACAGCTTGGCTGAGGCCTCTCATTCAAAAAAGACTGTTAAAAAG GTGgtggtagtggaacaaaatggttcTTTTCAAGTAAAGATTCCCAAAAATTTTGTTTGTGAACACTGCTTTGGAGCCTTTAGGAGCAGTTACCACCTCAAGAGGCACATCCTTATTCATACTG GTGAGAAGCCATTTGAGTGTGACATATGTGATATGCGCTTCATCCAGAAGTACCACCTGGAGCGTCACAAGCGTGTCCACAGTGGGGAAAAGCCTTACCAGTGTGAACGGTGTCATCAG GCTTTGCTCCGTGCTCTTAGGTTGAATCTGCAGAACACTAGAATGAAAGCTCCAGGAGGCAGAGACCTTGTCCCTCTGGTTCTCCACTCTGTCCTCAGCCCCAAGAACTGTACCTGCCTTGagatagatactcaataa
- the ZNF740 gene encoding zinc finger protein 740 isoform X5, with product MAQSHRKDSDKSRSRKDDDSLAEASHSKKTVKKVVVVEQNGSFQVKIPKNFVCEHCFGAFRSSYHLKRHILIHTGEKPFECDICDMRFIQKYHLERHKRVHSGEKPYQCERCHQALLRALRLNLQNTRMKAPGGRDLVPLVLHSVLSPKNCTCLEIDTQ from the exons ATGGCTCAG AGCCACCGAAAAGACAGCGATAAGTCCCGGAGCCGCAAAGACGATGACAGCTTGGCTGAGGCCTCTCATTCAAAAAAGACTGTTAAAAAG GTGgtggtagtggaacaaaatggttcTTTTCAAGTAAAGATTCCCAAAAATTTTGTTTGTGAACACTGCTTTGGAGCCTTTAGGAGCAGTTACCACCTCAAGAGGCACATCCTTATTCATACTG GTGAGAAGCCATTTGAGTGTGACATATGTGATATGCGCTTCATCCAGAAGTACCACCTGGAGCGTCACAAGCGTGTCCACAGTGGGGAAAAGCCTTACCAGTGTGAACGGTGTCATCAG GCTTTGCTCCGTGCTCTTAGGTTGAATCTGCAGAACACTAGAATGAAAGCTCCAGGAGGCAGAGACCTTGTCCCTCTGGTTCTCCACTCTGTCCTCAGCCCCAAGAACTGTACCTGCCTTGagatagatactcaataa
- the ZNF740 gene encoding zinc finger protein 740 isoform X1, with product MAQASLLACEGLAGVSLVPTAASKKMMLSQIASKQAENGERAGSPDMLRCSSQSHRKDSDKSRSRKDDDSLAEASHSKKTVKKVVVVEQNGSFQVKIPKNFVCEHCFGAFRSSYHLKRHILIHTGEKPFECDICDMRFIQKYHLERHKRVHSGEKPYQCERCHQALLRALRLNLQNTRMKAPGGRDLVPLVLHSVLSPKNCTCLEIDTQ from the exons ATGGCTCAG GCAAGTCTCCTGGCTTGTGAAGGCCTAGCAGGTGTGAGTTTGGTTCCCACTGCAGCCAGCAAGAAGATGATGCTGAGCCAGATTGCCAGCAAGCAGGCCGAGAATGGAGAGCGGGCAGGTAGCCCTGATATGCTGAGGTGCTCGAGTCAG AGCCACCGAAAAGACAGCGATAAGTCCCGGAGCCGCAAAGACGATGACAGCTTGGCTGAGGCCTCTCATTCAAAAAAGACTGTTAAAAAG GTGgtggtagtggaacaaaatggttcTTTTCAAGTAAAGATTCCCAAAAATTTTGTTTGTGAACACTGCTTTGGAGCCTTTAGGAGCAGTTACCACCTCAAGAGGCACATCCTTATTCATACTG GTGAGAAGCCATTTGAGTGTGACATATGTGATATGCGCTTCATCCAGAAGTACCACCTGGAGCGTCACAAGCGTGTCCACAGTGGGGAAAAGCCTTACCAGTGTGAACGGTGTCATCAG GCTTTGCTCCGTGCTCTTAGGTTGAATCTGCAGAACACTAGAATGAAAGCTCCAGGAGGCAGAGACCTTGTCCCTCTGGTTCTCCACTCTGTCCTCAGCCCCAAGAACTGTACCTGCCTTGagatagatactcaataa